A single window of Ananas comosus cultivar F153 linkage group 19, ASM154086v1, whole genome shotgun sequence DNA harbors:
- the LOC109724863 gene encoding PTI1-like tyrosine-protein kinase At3g15890, which yields MALCSWCKKTDAAEPGKKKKKGSAGTWRVYSLKELQSATNSFNYDNKLGEGGFGSVYWGQLWDGSQIAVKRLKVWSNKAEGEFSVEIEILGRVRHKNLLSLRGYCSEGQERLIVYDYMPNLSLLSHLHGQHAAECLLDWPRRMSIAIGAAEGTAYLHHQATPHIIHRDIKASNVLLDSEFEARVADFGFAKLIPDGATHVTTKVKGTLGYLAPEYAMFGKASESCDVYSFGILLLEIASGKKPLEKLSSAIKRTITEWALPLARAGKFKEIADPKLNGNFAEDELKRLILVGLVCAQNRPEKRLTMLEVAELLKGEATEKLLNLEKDELFRPEDISNYICEEKSAKKEVTEIEEADTVTETAANAALVDIQENTAT from the exons ATGGCGCTGTGCTCTTGGTGCAAGAAAACGGATGC GGCGGAGccagggaagaagaagaagaaggggtcGGCGGGGACGTGGAGGGTTTACTCGCTCAAGGAGCTTCAATCGGCGACGAACAGCTTCAATTACGACAATAAGTTGGGGGAGGGGGGATTTGGTAGCGTATATTGGGGTCAACTCTGGGATGGATCTCAG ATTGCTGTGAAAAGGCTCAAAGTCTGGAGCAACAAAGCCGAGGGGGAATTCTCCGTGGAGATCGAGATTTTGGGCAGAGTGAGGCATAAGAATTTGTTGAGCTTGCGCGGATACTGTTCCGAAGGCCAGGAGCGTCTCATAGTCTATGACTACATGCCAAACTTGAGCTTGCTCTCACATCTTCATGGACAACATGCTGCCGAATGCCTTCTCGACTGGCCCAGGAGAATGAGCATCGCTATAGGCGCAGCCGAGGGAACAGC CTATCTTCACCACCAAGCTACCCCACATATTATCCATAGGGACATTAAAGCGAGCAATGTTCTCTTGGACTCGGAGTTCGAGGCAAGGGTTGCCGATTTTGGGTTTGCGAAGCTCATACCAGATGGCGCTACTCACGTTACTACAAAAGTGAAAGGCACTCTTGGTTATCTCGCGCCTGAATATGCCATGTTTGGAAAGGCCTCCGAGAGCTGCGACGTCTACAGTTTTGGGATTCTGCTTCTTGAGATAGCCAGTGGAAAGAAGCCATTAGAGAAATTAAGTTCTGCAATAAAGCGAACAATTACAGAGTGGGCGCTTCCATTGGCTCGAGCAGGGAAATTTAAGGAAATTGCCGATCCAAAGCTTAATGGTAATTTTGCAGAGGATGAATTGAAGAGGTTGATACTTGTTGGGCTTGTCTGCGCACAGAATCGACCAGAGAAGAGACTGACAATGCTCGAGGTTGCGGAATTGCTTAAAGGAGAAGCTACGGAAAAGCTATTGAATTTGGAGAAGGATGAATTGTTCAGACCGGAGGACATTTCCAATTACATTTGCGAGGAGAAGAGTGCTAAAAAAGAGGTGACGGAAATAGAAGAGGCAGATACTGTAACTGAAACAGCCGCAAACGCTGCTTTAGTCGATATACAAGAAAATACAGCTACGTAA
- the LOC109725052 gene encoding pentatricopeptide repeat-containing protein At2g26790, mitochondrial, protein MLRAHHRLPATAPNSSRLFSAIAALIHALDYSSGDEKEKPFPSSARDPPPSPPKLTSAHVLRTLRGLRNSPLVALAYFRDCENLGFRHDLSTYSEIVRLLSAPPGHKEKLVSLFLRLLNSPNACAAVAAVFGRLKRSSHGSTAPLAFAFDALIKAHAARRNARETVAIFRRIGGLGVSPSVRSCNFLLNFAAECGELEMVTAVYDWMKGFGIRPDAYTFTILIKALCHAGKSEEAFEMFRRMKEMGVKPDKMTYATFVAGMCSCGELNLGYAVLEETVREGVILSAIDYNMVIDGLCKENRLQEAEMLLQKMARQDVTLDSYGYSYLIRRYCEVGNLVKALDLYEEMASKGIQTSPLIVSYVLQCFRKLGLASEALLYFQKFRESGLSLDKVLYNIGIDAHCKLGNMKEALNLLQEMRDKGFAPDKIHYTCLINGYCLKGEIVNAQKVFEDMLQTNVEPDLVTYNVLASGFCKYGFVDEAFDLLDFMVDRGIEPNALTYGLAIDGFCRGGKLSEAEILFNILVERGIDQSEVLFSAMVCGYLHLGCTAHAYMLFLRFAAQGRLVDEISCSKLIGGLCKDGNVEGASNVFNTMLEKNVIPDTISYSKIIMAYCKSGDMQNARAWFEDLVRRGVSIDVILYTTLINGYCKANRLQEACDLFVEMTKIGIKPDVVAYTVLLDGHLKETLKQGWLGIAKDRRKIEFKVKHSKLLNSMKDMKIEPDVVCYTVLIDGQCKTEYIKDARKLLDEMLEKGLTPDAYTYTALISGYCSQGEIAKAEKLLEEMVDRGIEPDMLTFSVLDRGILRAREMQR, encoded by the coding sequence ATGCTGAGAGCACACCACCGACTGCCAGCAACCGCGCCGAACTCGTCTCGCCTTTTCTCCGCAATTGCCGCCCTGATCCACGCCCTCGACTATTCCAGCGGCGACGAGAAAGAGAAGCCGTTCCCCAGCTCCGCTCGCGACCCCCCGCCCTCGCCGCCCAAACTGACCTCCGCGCATGTCCTGCGAACCTTACGCGGCCTCCGCAACAGCCCTCTCGTCGCCCTCGCCTACTTCAGGGACTGCGAGAACCTAGGGTTCCGCCACGACCTCTCCACCTACTCGGAGATCGTCCGCCTCCTCTCCGCCCCCCCCGGCCACAAGGAGAAGCTCGTCTCCTTGTTCCTCCGTCTCCTCAATTCGCCGAATGCGTGCGCCGCGGTCGCCGCAGTTTTCGGCCGCCTCAAACGGAGCTCGCACGGCTCGACGGCGCcgctcgccttcgccttcgacGCCCTGATCAAGGCGCACGCCGCTCGACGAAATGCCCGAGAGACCGTCGCGATCTTTCGCCGGATCGGTGGGCTCGGCGTCTCCCCTTCCGTCAGGTCCTGCAACTTCCTTCTGAATTTCGCTGCCGAATGCGGCGAATTGGAGATGGTTACCGCGGTTTACGATTGGATGAAGGGATTCGGAATACGCCCCGATGCCTACACGTTCACTATTCTTATTAAAGCTCTTTGCCACGCCGGAAAATCGGAAGAAGCGTTCGAAATGTTTAGAAGAATGAAGGAAATGGGCGTGAAACCGGATAAAATGACGTATGCGACGTTCGTTGCAGGAATGTGCTCTTGCGGCGAGTTAAACTTGGGGTATGCGGTTCTAGAAGAGACCGTTCGAGAGGGCGTCATCCTTAGTGCGATTGATTATAACATGGTGATTGATGGGCTCTGCAAAGAGAATAGACTCCAAGAAGCCGAGATGCTTCTGCAGAAAATGGCGAGGCAAGATGTCACTCTTGATTCGTATGGCTATAGTTATCTTATTCGCAGGTATTGTGAAGTAGGAAATTTAGTGAAAGCTTTAGATCTTTATGAAGAGATGGCGTCCAAAGGTATACAAACAAGTCCTCTTATCGTGAGCTATGTTCTTCAATGCTTTAGGAAGTTAGGCCTCGCATCCGAGGCATTGCTTTACTTCCAGAAATTTAGGGAGTCGGGACTCTCCCTAGATAAGGTTCTCTACAACATTGGTATAGATGCTCATTGCAAGCTGGGTAACATGAAAGAAGCATTGAACCTGCTTCAAGAAATGAGGGATAAAGGGTTTGCTCCTGATAAAATCCATTACACTTGTTTGATTAATGGGTATTGCCTCAAGGGAGAAATAGTTAATGCCCAGAAGGTGTTTGAGGATATGCTTCAGACAAATGTAGAGCCTGATCTCGTTACTTACAATGTACTCGCTAGTGGTTTTTGTAAGTATGGGTTTGTGGATGAGGCGTTCGACCTCTTGGATTTTATGGTGGATCGAGGAATAGAGCCCAATGCTCTCACTTACGGTTTGGCGATTGACGGTTTCTGCAGAGGAGGAAAGCTTAGCGAGGCAGagatactatttaatatattagtaGAAAGAGGAATCGATCAAAGTGAAGTTCTTTTTAGTGCGATGGTTTGCGGATACTTACATTTGGGCTGCACGGCCCATGCTTACATGCTTTTCCTCAGGTTTGCTGCGCAAGGAAGGCTTGTGGATGAGATCTCTTGTTCTAAGCTTATAGGTGGGCTTTGTAAAGATGGAAATGTAGAAGGAGCTTCTAATGTATTCAATACAATGTTAGAGAAGAATGTTATTCCCGATACAATTTCCTATAGCAAAATAATTATGGCTTACTGTAAGAGCGGTGATATGCAAAATGCCCGTGCTTGGTTTGAAGATTTAGTTAGACGAGGGGTTTCTATTGATGTCATTTTGTATACCACTCTCATAAATGGATACTGCAAGGCCAATCGCTTGCAAGAAGCCTGTGACTTGTTTGTTGAAATGACCAAGATTGGAATTAAGCCTGATGTGGTTGCGTACACTGTATTACTGGATGGCCATCTGAAAGAGACTTTAAAGCAAGGTTGGTTGGGCATTGCTAAGGATAGAAGGaaaattgaattcaaagttAAACATTCAAaattgttgaatagtatgaagGATATGAAAATCGAACCTGATGTTGTTTGCTACACAGTATTGATTGATGGCCAATGCAAGACGGAGTATATTAAGGATGCTCGTAAGCTGTTAGATGAAATGCTTGAGAAGGGGTTGACACCCGATGCCTATACATATACGGCTCTCATAAGTGGGTACTGTAGCCAGGGGGAAATAGCTAAAGCTGAAAAGCTGTTAGAAGAAATGGTGGATAGAGGTATAGAGCCTGATATGCTTACTTTCTCAGTGCTGGATCGTGGGATTTTAAGGGCTAGAGAGATGCAAAGATGA